The Halopelagius inordinatus genomic interval TAGCGACATACGAGATACGTGTACGTCGAACGAATAAACGGCTGTGGCCGCCCGGACTTCGTCGGGGCCGCACGCCCGGCGACGCCACCGACGGCGAGCGACCATCACGAACATATTTTATAAATCAGCGGAGCGAGGGTGCGTCTATGACCGACGGCGATTTCGAGGGGTACGGCGGACGACACGTCCCCGACGCACTGGAAGACGCACTCGAACGACTGGCGAACGGGTACGACGAGATTTCGAACACCGACGAGTTCCGAACCGACCTCCGCGAACTGCTCGAGACGTTCGCGGGGCGGCCGACAGCCCTCTACTACGCGCGCAACCTCAGCGACCGATACGGCGCGGACATCTACCTCAAGCGGGAGGACCTGCTCCACGGCGGCGCACACAAGATAAACAACGCGCTCGGACAGGCGTTGTTGGCGAAGAAAGCGGGGAGAGAGCGCCTCATCGCCGAAACGGGTGCGGGCCAACACGGGACGGCGACGGCGATGGTCGGCGCGCTTCTGAACCTCGACACGGAGATATACATGGGGAAAAAAGACGTGCGGCGACAGCAGATGAACGTCTTCCGGATGCGGCTTATGGGCGCGGAGGTGAACGAGGTGACCCGCGGCGGCGTGGGTCTGGCCGACGCCGTCGACGCCGCGTTGGAGGACTTCGCACGGAACATCGACGACACGCACTATCTCGTCGGGAGCGTCGTCGGACCCGACCCGTTCCCGCGGATGGTCCGGGACTTCCAGAGCGTCATCGGCCGCGAGGCGCGCGACCAGTTCCTCGACCGGACGGGCGAACTGCCGGACGCCGCGGTGGCCTGCGTCGGCGGGGGGTCGAACGCGATCGGCCTGTTCCACGCGTTCCGCGACGACGACTCGGTCGAGTTCTACGGCGCGGAAGGCGGCGGCGAGGGCTCCGACTCGAAGCGTCACGCCGCGCCCCTCGCGGAGGGGAGAGACGACGTCATCCACGGAATGCGGACGCGCGTCATCGACGACGACGTGGCGGTTCACTCGGTTTCGGCCGGTCTGGACTACCCCGGCGTCGGGCCCGAACACGCCATGTTCCGCGCTATCGGCCGCGCGGAGTACACGGGCGTGACCGACGACGAAGCCCTCGCGGCGTTCCGCGAACTCAGCGAGACGGAGGGAATCATCCCGGCGCTCGAATCGAGTCACGCGGTCGCCAGAGCCATAGAACTCGCCGAGTCCGGCGACCACGACACGATTCTCGTCAACCTCTCGGGGCGCGGCGACAAGGACATGGAAACCGCCGCCGAGAAGTTCGACCTCTGAGGGGTGACGCGTCCGTGCGGGGCCTCGTCTCCGCCGTCGGCGTCCCTACACCGCGTCGGGAACGGGGTGGCGGTCCAGTTCTAGCGTCTCGGCGTCGAGCGTGTAGTACCCCTCCCAGACGGGCACGAGGCTGACGACGCGGACGTCGCCGAACGTCGCCTCGGCGTGGCGGTGGTGGTGTCCGACGAGGCAGAGTTCGGGTTCGACGGCGCGGAGTATCTCGTCGACCGCGGCGCATCCGGGGTCGCGCCCGCCGCCGACGCGGAGGAGTCCGTGCGGCGCTTCGTGACAGAGGAACACGTCCACGTCGGACAGCGACTTCGCGCGTTCGACCTCGGACCGGACGAAATGTCGCCGCCGCCCGCCGGTCAGTTCCGCCCGCGAGTTGTCGTACTTCGTCGGCGCGTAGTTGCCGGAGAGTCCCGCCACGCGGAGGCCCGCCACCTCGTCCGCGGTGCTCGCGAGGAGGTGCGGTCGTTCGGCGGTCGAAAGCGTCGCGTCGCCGCGCCGGAGGGCGTCGATCACGTCGAAGTCCTCGTTGTTTCCCGCGACGAACCACGTCGGCGCGGGCAGGTCGTAGCACAGGAGGTCACCGACCTGGAGCGCGGCGTCTTCGTCCGCCGCGCGGTAGGCCGCACGGAGCGACTCTCTCCGGTCCGGGTCGTCGGCGTGGGCGTCCCCGAGGACGAGCATCACGTCGTCGTACTGTCGCTGTCCCCTTATCGGTGGTTGTCGAGAGAGCCGCCCCGCCGGGGACTGACGTTCACCATACACTGAATGACGATATACGAAATCGGTGAGAGAGTCGCGCGAATCCGCCGGCTACTCGTCGAGGAGGTTCGCGACGAGTTGGCGGACGTGTTCTATCTCGTCGGGGAAGATGCCGTGGCCGAGTCCCTCGTACACCTGAAACGTCACGTCGCCGTCCATGCGTTCGAGGGTTTCGACCGTCTCTTCTGCGCGTTCGAGCGGGATGTGGGGGTCGTCGTCGCTCACGCCGAGGAAGACGGGCGTCCCCGAGAGCGACCCGTCGTAGTCGCGGGGCGTCCCCTCCGGGCCGATGAGGCCGCCCGCGAGGAGGCCGAGTCCGCCGTAGCGACGCGCGTTGCGCGCGACGTACTCGGAGGC includes:
- the trpB gene encoding tryptophan synthase subunit beta gives rise to the protein MTDGDFEGYGGRHVPDALEDALERLANGYDEISNTDEFRTDLRELLETFAGRPTALYYARNLSDRYGADIYLKREDLLHGGAHKINNALGQALLAKKAGRERLIAETGAGQHGTATAMVGALLNLDTEIYMGKKDVRRQQMNVFRMRLMGAEVNEVTRGGVGLADAVDAALEDFARNIDDTHYLVGSVVGPDPFPRMVRDFQSVIGREARDQFLDRTGELPDAAVACVGGGSNAIGLFHAFRDDDSVEFYGAEGGGEGSDSKRHAAPLAEGRDDVIHGMRTRVIDDDVAVHSVSAGLDYPGVGPEHAMFRAIGRAEYTGVTDDEALAAFRELSETEGIIPALESSHAVARAIELAESGDHDTILVNLSGRGDKDMETAAEKFDL
- a CDS encoding metallophosphoesterase family protein, yielding MLVLGDAHADDPDRRESLRAAYRAADEDAALQVGDLLCYDLPAPTWFVAGNNEDFDVIDALRRGDATLSTAERPHLLASTADEVAGLRVAGLSGNYAPTKYDNSRAELTGGRRRHFVRSEVERAKSLSDVDVFLCHEAPHGLLRVGGGRDPGCAAVDEILRAVEPELCLVGHHHRHAEATFGDVRVVSLVPVWEGYYTLDAETLELDRHPVPDAV